Below is a genomic region from Augochlora pura isolate Apur16 chromosome 2, APUR_v2.2.1, whole genome shotgun sequence.
AGCAGCTATACCTGAAGGTTTACCTATTGTTGTAACTGTAACTTTAGCTTTGGGCGTTATGAGGATGGCTAAAAGAAAGGCTATTGTTAAAAAGTTACCAACAGTTGAAACTCTTGGTACGCACGTATgttttatcattatataatatttatcttatttccTCATAACATTACAATGTCATGCCGTTAACGCGTAGGTTGCGTGAATGTGATATGTTCCGATAAAACTGGTACTATTACGAAAAACGAGATGACTGCAACGATCTTAGTAACGTCGGATGGATACGTGGCTGACGTTACTGGGGCTGGCTACAACGATAAGGGAGAAGTTCGAATTCGAAAGTGCGATAATTATGATGATGCCCGTGCTTCTATTAGCCATATGCTGGAAGTAGGATGTATCTGTAACAATGCTATTATACAGAACGACACTCTGCTTGGTCAACCAACAGAAGGTGCATTGCTAGTATTAGCGATGAAGTATGGAATGTACGGAGTCgcagataaatatttacgccTACAAGAATATCCTTTTTCCTCAGAGCAGAAAATGATGGTTGTGAAATGTACACCAAAGTATGGTGAGGTaaatgaattgtttattatatgtGATTTCATATTGTAACGACAGTTAATATTGTGGCTGCTCCTGATGttacatatattgtacatgTTACAGAATaagcaagaaatattttttgtaaaaggTGCTATAGAGAAGATCTTGCCTCAATGTACCAAATATTCTGCTAACGGTCAAGTGTATTCTCTTAATCAGAAGAAAGATGAGGAGTTCCTAACAGAAGCCTATGAGATTGGGCAACAAGGATTAAGAGGTGCATTACAATTCTATTTgtaacaaattgtttatactGACTTTCGTTATGCACAATGTGTTGTTGTTTACAGTACTTGGCTTAGCACGTGGTAAATCATTACAAGATCTCATATATGTTGGTTTGGTGGGAATATGCGATCCACCTAGGCCACACGTTCGTGAATCCATAACAACTCTCATTAACAGTGGAGTTAAAGTTAAGTTGGTTACAGGAGATGCCAAAGAGACAGCGTCTGCTATAGGTATGAAATATATTCCATATCTACAATTTGTATTGTTAGCTTACTTGTAACTGATGTTGTTAGTACAGTATATTGCAAttgacaatttctatttcagcAAGTACCATCGGGCTAGATGTACTTCACTCGCGGTTAATGTCTGGAGATGAGATTGATTTGATGACTGAACACCAATTGGAGCAATGTATCAATAATGTTAGCGTGTTTTACCGAGTCACGCCTAAGCATAAATTATGCATTGTGAAGGCCTTGCAAAGGGAGGGCAATATAGTGGGTATGACGGGTGACGGAGTGAACGATGGAGTTGCTTTAAAGAAGGCAGATATAGGAATAGCCATGGGTAAAAATGGTACCGACGTTTGCAAGGAAGCTGCGGACATGATTCTAGTAGACGATGATTTCGCAACTATcatgtacatatttttgttaaatttattaataacctttcctttttttttatacgtttCTTTATAATTGCGTATTTATTTTAGTGCTGCAATtgaagaaggaaaaggaatttttcacaatataaGGAATTTTGTAAGATTTCAGTTAAGTACTAGTATAGCAGCTCTTTCCTTAATTGCTCTTGCCACTCTGATGGGTATACCGAATCCTTTAAATGCAATGCAAATTCTttggattaatattattatggaTGGCCCACCAGCTCAAAGGTAATCTTCGcagaaaatagtttttattaatactactttattatatgttgaattatattcattacAGTCTTGGAGTCGAACCGGTTGACAAAGatgtattgaaacaaaaacCACGTAACACGAAGGAGCCAATGATTACTCGACATCTTATCATCAATGTATTATTGTCAGCTACTATAATCATTCTCGGTACCCTGTGGGTTTATAATAGAGAGGTATGAAGTTGTTTTATTAGAAAGCTATTTGTATTATCTGCTAGAAtgcttgaaaaatttgtttcgttaGATGGTAAATGGAAATACTGCAAGAGATACAACCATGACATTCACCTGTTTCGTATTCTTTGATATGTTCAATGCACTAAGCTGCAGATCACAGGTAAGACATTGCAAAATTTGAAGTATTAGTTTTCGCTAAACAGAGTTCTAATTTCAGACAAAATCAATATTCACCATTGGATTGTGgagtaataaaatgtttctggTAGCTGTAACGTTATCAGTAATAGGACAAATGTTAGTGATCTATTTCCCACCATTGCAACGAGTTTTCCAAACTGAGGCTCTCACAATAAAAGGTATGAATTAAGCATTACAtaccttaaataatttttcttccaaaCTTTGTGCATCTTGGCAGATGCAGTGAGATAGTAGAAGAATATACACAAAGTTAGAATACAGAGCgcaaattttacatatttttactaggaaatattttataaatattctaaaatattttgccaAACGCCCtgttataattcttttttacgtTTCCTCTCGATTTACTAACGAATTGTTTTCTTCATCTTCTGCAGATATTTTGTTCCTCGTCTTATTAACATCAAGCGTGTTTGTAATCAGCgagataaagaaatttatagagAGACAGCTGTATAGACGACGAGCAGGTacacaatattatagtaaatctGAGATGGATTTCGTATGACAGTTACAGTCTGCCGAAGACAAGGCGGACAAGGATCATATGGAATAAATACCCGGGGAACATCGTACGGGTAGTAGTCGTTCGTTAAATCAACATAATCTCGCTATAATTCGACTATGCTTGCACATTTGTAACTTTGTATGTGCACCTGTCACGACGGAAACGAACATAAATCGCGCCCCTCTCCGTGCGCGTCTAATTTAAGATTCAATCACGATTGACTGGCAGTTTTTTAAAcgtttacaaatatttctatctctttgACATACGATAGTCGGTTATTTAAGCGTTCTTAGAATTAGCtgttctcactctctcacctTTTACAGTGGTTATTCGACACCTCATAGACACTACTAGCGATGCTACTGCACATTCCACACACATTCGTTGTAGAAAAATTCGTGAATTTTAACGCTGTAAGCTACTGGTTAAATGTACTCTTAGGAATTCAGCATCGAAGAAACATCGTGATCATTCTATTTCACTTTTCTAATTCGCCCGACTAACGAGACCGATTTATCACAATTAGAACACATCCGTTCGTTAACGCTCGGTTTTTAACATCCTGTCGTCGAGATAGAATGTTGTATCGAACGTATTATTTCGACTAATAAAACGTAATCCAAGACAATGAAACATAAGTCTACGAAATAATCTAGTATACACGAGacaattgcatttaaaaattgattataattcGATGAATAAACGATCTTGTAATGTTCCTTAAATCTATAACAAGACCCGATGTGTTTCCGGTTACAAGAAGTAACAAGTACCAGGTAAGAAAACAAGAATTACACTAATATAACAGataaatcattatattatattatacatatatatattatatatacaaacaTAACTATGCTAAGCATTGCACACTCTAAATACTTGTGACAATGTGTTCTTGTGATCGGAATCAATATCGCGTGTGTACTGTGTATCACTTTACGAgaaattgcattattatttataaattttagtgCGAAAAATACCCTCTATATTAATGGATTCCGTCAAGGGCACTATAAGTTTTGTATTGATAAAGTTCTGGCCCTCCATAGCCGTAGAGTAATTTGCCTCTCCCATTTTCATCGTAATATGGATAGCGATACTTGGGCCTACAAATGATTAGATAACGATTAGTGCGGATCTTCTGATTGCATTTAAGATGAAAAATCaagttttatagaaaattagctatacaataaaattttcctgTATCAGTTTCTTTTCATGAAGAATTAATGAATGAATTGCTACATAATCAATGAAGGGATATGCGGAAATAAGAGCTATAGTTTCTTTACATTCAATTcagaaatatacaataagGTATATCAGTAGATTCAGTGAGTCATGAACAGACAACCTATACTCGATATATTCGCGCCTCGACGTTTTGTCGCACTCTATTTTGTTAAACAGTTTACTTTtgattatgttaaaaaatattaagttaatattggagattaattttttttcaattcaaatttatataccTGGATTATTATATCAGAAATGCAAGAGTACCCTACACATATAGATCAATAGTATTTGTTCCAATATAATTGATGAAACAgacattatttatatcgacATGATGAGCGAATAAATGCTTGTAttacttaatatattttctattatcacCTATCTGGTATAATTTGCATTCCTCACCgttcgaaatattgaaaatttggtGCTTTCGGTTGAGCTATCGTTGCTTCGCTCTCAGCAATTAATCCCATCAGAGACGCGATAATCACTGTCGCAAAAACCACGATCGTCCACTGCAAAGTAggttaattaacattaatgttGAAACTACAGTTTGCAAAAACGTGCCTCGTCAATCTGCATGCaactaaattataaactaCTCGGACTCTGGCAAGAAACGTACGAAAGGACGTGAAACAGAAACGCTCCGTGGCATGCCCGGTAGAAATGGGTCACCTAGACCTTTCTTTactctaataaaaattcattcttctCTATGCCTTCTCATCTTTCCACgctaattatttcacattatgTTTTCGATCTTTCTATCGCTTTATTTCTAGTTTTTTTgaattcatatattaattttactcaCAGAAGCCTGCCTTGCCATAACGGTGAGTGCCCAGAACGAAAGTTTCGAAAGTTCGTCGCTGCGTTGGTATCGTGCGTGCGAATTCTTCGCCGAAAACAGTTTCTTCTCCGAATCCGCGAAACGGAACAGTTCCACGATCGAGAACTTCGAAAAGGCGATCACTACGCGACTCGTACGATCGGTCTGTTTCCGTTTTTCTGAATCCGTCTTCGGTCAGCCTTATCCTGGCAAACCGTTACCTTTCTTCTCCGACGATGCACCCCTCCACCTCGGTCATGTCTTCGAGGTGATCCAGTGAAAGTCGGACGACGGATGTCGTACGTACTTTGGACAGGTGTTGCACGTAGCATTGTGACGGTATCATAATCGGGGGAACCTTGAGCACATCGCAGCCCTCCGATTCCCCGAAATTCGTCGAAAGCCAATTACGCGATCAATGACGACATTCCTCAAGGTCGATGAAAGAACGAGCATCCTGAATTCGTGACgcgtttaaaacaatttcgtagATTATCGTTCGACCACGATCACGTGCGCAGAAATTGTAGGAACCAATATTCTCATTGTTAATCTGtgttcataatttattttcacttaacCTCTTAACCAACAACTACGGGCATAGTCCGTAGTAGATGATCGAGCCAAACGTAAATATTACGGGCATAATCGATCATGGTATGGAATAAATCGCGCGAATGGCCCGAAGGCTGCGCGAGCCTGTATACGTTTTCGGCCGGAAATTTTCAAACCTAAATCGTTGGTTAAGGGGTTAAGGGGAAGAACATTTCGTGAAAGAGTATCGTAAAAAGTAGATGTGTAAGAATGACTTTAGAAGCATTAATccggaaattaattctagGTTTAAGAGGCTCATTATTTGCGAAGTCAATGTATAACAATTTGCGTGTTACACAATTGTCTATTGTTCACGATGCGCTTTCTATAAGCGTAACGGTAAAGATCCAACTCGTTGTTTAAGCAAATTAGTAGTCACGTTGAGCCAGAGCATCGACATGAGCATGGTTGGACTACTTGTATGGATAATTATCCACCAATAATGTTTTCTTGTCGAGAAGGAATATTGAAGgattaattgtatttactaTACACGTAGTATTCTAAAATCTCAGATCTATGAACGGAGTGTACGAGAAGGGAACAAGAAACACACTACAGAATAGTTTAACTGAAAaagttaaccccttacactataataacgagtcaggctcgtgataaagaaatcaaattgaatttttctattatcaatgTTTAGagacggaagtaaataaagacgatacaagaaacaaaaaatgatgtggtcctattaaggaaaattttaaggataaataagtggTAATCAACGCAGTgtaaaaggagtcgtagtgcaaggggttaaatattctgtattaCTATACATAGACGTCTCACGTGTTAAATCAGTATATCAAATTTCTTATATATCTTACACTAtcttgtgaaaatattttgtagccttaattttaccaaataaaatattcaacaacaTAGAACATTACAAGGAATGGACATTGAACATCGTTTTACTTCTTCCCTtcgaacataattaaaaaatatcaatttatgtTCAGCtagcatttatttacaaattgtcgATCGTTTacgaattcattttcataCAGGCGTGCCCCAAGATCCTTTGTAACCGATACCCATGCCGATCTTTGCTATGGCAATCTCACCATAGCGTCCGTTTTCCTGCTCGTACCTGGCCTGTCTCTGTTTTCCAACTTCCGGATCGAAATCCCACTCGGTTTTCTGCGCACAAAAACATCGGTTCCACTCTACGTATTTTCTCCTTCCTTTCTTATCTCGCGGAAGAGTATACTTGCCTCGTGGATCACCGGTATACCCACTACGTTCTGTTGAATGAGATCTCTGACGAATGTCACGATGCCGGGATGAGGGGCCGACAAGCATGTTTCGGTATAGAATACCAAGACAACTGATGCCAGGATCATCTGAAATCAGTTCGAGTCAGCTAGATAAGTTACGCAAACGGAGCGTACTTTGCATACTGGAAGACTTTATTGGACTTTTACATTTGCTGGATCAGCAAGCTGGATTACcacgttttaattttattaattatatgtaaagCCAAACCCATGTAGAAAATGTTCGACAACCGTTCAgattgaattaattcaatcCTTAACTTTGACATCATTCGAGCAACGGTGACATAATTCACCGATACGCGCTTACTCGAATCTTCCGCACGTTCTGCGACGGACCAAAAGCAAAATACTGTGCCGTCAACGTTTCattgaacaatttctatatCGACAAGTTATATATGATAACTACAAAATGACGTATCTACCAAATTGCGAGGGAAATCCATGTCGTAGTTCCTGCTGCTCCTAATCACGTAGCGGTTCGCGCGATCCAACGTCGCCGCGACAGTCACTGAATACCAACTACGTCCGTTCGGCTTGGCTACCGAAGTCCGTGTACGCGAGGATAGAGATTATCCGAGTCTGGCGCAACGTGTGCCagtgaaagtaaaaaaaagGGTACGAACGACTGGGACAAACAAGGCGCGAGCCGTTTGAAAAACTATGTCGCGATTTCGTCCGTTGAATGACAATTTCGTATTGATCGGCGATATTCTATGCACGACACCTTACCCCCGGATAGGGGACATAAAGGCGACACGGCGAAATGAAAGAACGAATACTTTGTTCCGTGTCTCCTTGCTCGAAGGATCCCGTAGAAAAACTGtgaaacgagaacgagaacgaaacATGCGACGCATCGgtgtctttttaatattcatactcGCGGTAAGCGATCCGTCTCGGCAACCGAGAAAAAGGAGCATAGTTCTTGACACGGTTTCAcatgttctttttattcgagtgTGCAGATGTGCGTAGCCGTAGAGCCGACGGTGCAAACGCGAGTGACCAGGACACTGCCCTTCGATTTTTCGCCGTCGCGATTGACGGGGATGTTCCGGACATTTCTGTCGGGAGGCAGGATCTGGGAATGGCCGCGGAACAGCCTCGAGGGTCTCTTGAGATTGGTGGCTACTCCGGACACCAGGCAGAAGATGACCTTCGTTTTTAGGCCCGAGGATGGACCGAGAGCCTCGCTCGATTACCAGAGACGTTACGGATATCGTGGACAGTGGCTGATAGACTTATTGGGCGCTGGCTTTCATCCGGACGCGATCTCTCAGCGGCCACTGccggccgccattttggtaccacctccgcctccgccgcaTCTGTGATCCTACTGTTTCCTGTAATTTAGCGAAATGTGGATAAATAGAGTGCTGCACGCTGAGAAGTGAATCAGCATGATTGAGAATACCGTATTGAAATTAGCGGGACGATGTTGTGTAAGTTCACAGAGCAAGCGTTGACGAGCTTAGCGTATCCGAGACTTCCGTATCGAAATCCTTAGATGTAATTTTCTGAGAGGACTTTGTCTCTCTGTAAAATTTACACCATTTGTTCCttttttactttcgttttGTTAGTTATGTATTTGTTAGGGGAAGGAGGACGTAGACCAATGTATGTATAtggcaaataaattaatgatctTCTACACGACGTAATGGCACTAGCGTTGTTaacgctttaccgaccggtagcttCTAAatcgacataacctgacattctTTCACCCGATCTTGTAAGCTCCAatactattgtataattttttaaatattagattccttccgtgattaataaattaataaaataaatgaaatagatgaaataaatatcgtttaatgtcaaggttatgaaaatataaaaatgttagcagatataattattctatgaaATGGGAAATGTTTACGGCCGAATGGCCAGTCGGTAAAATGTCAAGAAAatactaagaaaagaatatgcaatagctaatactatatatagctataacaaaaaaatatatattaagagaaatggtaatttagttacgaaaaattttatacgcgTAAAATCAGACCGTGCTTATGAGATTAAGGGTTACATATATGTAGGGGTTATAGTAGTTTCGCGACTTCGTAACCAGATGGCAGCAAGATTTCATTTGGTGGAATTATAAATCAAGTATCAAATTACTAGTAGAAATGAAGCATTCTGTGTAGGtactttattcaaattaaaggTTAATATAATCtgtttgaaattgttgaactTCGAGAGCTTGAATCACAGCTGGAGGATCAAAAATGACAAATcaaatcgaaaaatcgataTCTGAACTTggagataaataatatgatcTAAAAATGAAGTATACGAAGTATACtcaattcttaataatatcattagaAATTGAGTATAGGGTATACGTAATTCTTagttaataacattattagaAATAGAGTATACggtatactatttattaatttgaaaaatcaggATGTGCATGTCGCCTTCCGATGTGTAATAATAGTCTtgaaatttaaagattttGCTATGTATATATTCAGCAAACATTGTAATGGCTCAAGTTTTAGTACCGTCACTTAGTCAATAATttgagtaaataaatttgaataaataacgtttaaatattgaataaacgAATATTATGTAAGGCTCTTATAATTTCAGagaatattgtacatattatacagtatacgtATTGTCTTTCTGTATTTCATTTCGAACGAAATGATCGCCCATTTGGATATCGAAGGCGTCGAGCGAGAAAGATATGGAATCGGTTACGAAAGCGTTGCTCGGAGAAGAGCAACGAACTGTCTGCGGtttcgcaaataatttttctattagagCTGGATTTACGAACCTTGGACGTAAACGTGCACATTTTTTGCGTAATATTTCGCTACAGTGTCATCAAGTTTGCTCGATTCAGACAAGTCCCATTACACCGGTTGCGAATTGCTCCAACATTGCGCAAACgagttttcataatttccttTTACCTTTTTAATTCATGCACAGAAGGTAATAGAAGTAAAGATTTCTCGTCGTCAAAACGgctaattaaataagtattgAACTTTGTCGCTATGATAATTCATATAAAGAATGACCTTCAAGATTTTAATGCCCCCAAAGTTACACTTAGCCTAAAAGGATTGACAATTTCCTATTTTTTCGAACTATACATGCAATAGCTGTCTCATAGTAGAATCataatgtttcattaattaacacgtGCTTCCTGTTAATTTGAAAGATAAGtaagtttaaaattttgcTCATTCCCACGTTAACCATTCTCGATTACGTTGCTCTTTTTTGCGTAGTAGAATCAAATTCGACGTATTGTTTACTGAATGTCAGTAATTTAACTGAAACTGAATGGTTAGATCATGAACTATACACTTTTTAGCTAAAGCGGGCTTCTGTTTCCTTCCACTAGAAGCGCAACTATCGCCTCCAGAAACGGCGCCATCGCTTCTGTTAGATCGACGCGTCATTCGCGTCCAGTGGtctattatttcgtttttaacgTAATTAATTCAAGTGTTGCAACACAACGTaaacaaaatatcaaaaataatatgattgGAAGCGTGATGGTTCGATCTTTGACGAAGATTCCGACACTTTTATAGGATATTGGTAAGTTTAAAGTATTGCTTCGTTACCCTTGGCGGAATTCATATATCACGTTCTCTTGCGTTCAGATATTTAGAAATTGCTTCGTATAATTGATATTccgaaattgataaattattttaacgtgaaaatgatttattattaggaAA
It encodes:
- the Spock gene encoding secretory pathway calcium atpase; amino-acid sequence: MKDTAGKKYQQLFDDINTILHKLDVNTDKGSDEDAVLKEGPKEQSSEMWLTTSEAASLGTEEIAARLHVDIRSGLWSEEADHRRQLVGFNEFSVKEEEPTWKKYVEQFKNPLILLLLGSAFVSVCMRQFDDAVSITVAIIIVVTVAFVQEYRSEKSLEELNKLVPPTCHCLREGRLETFLARNLVPGDIVYLNIGDRVPADIRIFEAIDLAIDESSFTGETEPAQKSTVPLLKTNGLTTKKNIAFMGTLVRCGNGKGIVVNTGEKSEFGEVFSMMQAEEAPKTPLQRSMDILGTQLSFYSFCIIGIIMLLGWIQGKAILEMFTISVSLAVAAIPEGLPIVVTVTLALGVMRMAKRKAIVKKLPTVETLGCVNVICSDKTGTITKNEMTATILVTSDGYVADVTGAGYNDKGEVRIRKCDNYDDARASISHMLEVGCICNNAIIQNDTLLGQPTEGALLVLAMKYGMYGVADKYLRLQEYPFSSEQKMMVVKCTPKYGENKQEIFFVKGAIEKILPQCTKYSANGQVYSLNQKKDEEFLTEAYEIGQQGLRVLGLARGKSLQDLIYVGLVGICDPPRPHVRESITTLINSGVKVKLVTGDAKETASAIASTIGLDVLHSRLMSGDEIDLMTEHQLEQCINNVSVFYRVTPKHKLCIVKALQREGNIVGMTGDGVNDGVALKKADIGIAMGKNGTDVCKEAADMILVDDDFATIIAAIEEGKGIFHNIRNFVRFQLSTSIAALSLIALATLMGIPNPLNAMQILWINIIMDGPPAQSLGVEPVDKDVLKQKPRNTKEPMITRHLIINVLLSATIIILGTLWVYNREMVNGNTARDTTMTFTCFVFFDMFNALSCRSQTKSIFTIGLWSNKMFLVAVTLSVIGQMLVIYFPPLQRVFQTEALTIKDILFLVLLTSSVFVISEIKKFIERQLYRRRAGTQYYSKSEMDFV
- the LOC144472922 gene encoding uncharacterized protein LOC144472922; this encodes MARQASWTIVVFATVIIASLMGLIAESEATIAQPKAPNFQYFERPKYRYPYYDENGRGKLLYGYGGPELYQYKTYSALDGIH
- the LOC144472913 gene encoding uncharacterized protein LOC144472913; translated protein: MDFPRNLMILASVVLVFYTETCLSAPHPGIVTFVRDLIQQNVVGIPVIHEKTEWDFDPEVGKQRQARYEQENGRYGEIAIAKIGMGIGYKGSWGTPV